Proteins from a single region of Xenopus laevis strain J_2021 chromosome 9_10S, Xenopus_laevis_v10.1, whole genome shotgun sequence:
- the LOC121399081 gene encoding BPI fold-containing family B member 2-like: MKLFLLATILLLCVPPMNTTPCKTVLRVKKRAMEHACQTHRSNFEGHIRKMSFPDLEVITNFLLGKVLSLTGIQIFDVKLPNIKVNLVPGVGVQVSLESSLHIKGKILFFANVEVNVGSGITADVSVTKTSGGLPLLKVSACKCAMGRIQINAFGKSLIPPMISAIQGHIHAIVSKQLCLTVSNVFVDANMNLGLMCAKHLSKNFELQYKVPTPPVVTNEYVQMDMYAQYKVEEKVLELPTGAQDFTLPPPSPDASDSMVTMGISKDFFISIFTALHTSGKFSQAIPTTTNSLINELKTSYLGSYIPEINRKYHESLAVGIKISLSQTPLVTFQSSQLIIQLTPSVELYAVSPKSGNEHLLTFSVGVTLAAKLDMNVDKLKISVSIQKELSLSLASSSIGRCGCSSSSVSGYMQTVFEKAYLIHINEVLSVGVSLPTLPNMNLVKPVFEVKKDYAVMSCDVQYT; encoded by the exons ATGAAGCTGTTTTTGCTGGCCACGATCCTACTCTTGTGTGTCCCTCCAATGAACACAACACCGTGCAAGACTGTTCTGAGAGTGAAGAAAAGAGCCATGGAACATG CCTGCCAAACACATAGATCCAATTTTGAAGGGCATATTAGAAAAATGAGCTTCCCTGATCTTGAAGTGATCACTAATTTTCTGCTTGGCAAAGTGCTTTCTTTGACTGG GATTCAGATCTTTGATGTGAAACTCCCTAATATAAAAGTGAACCTGGTGCCAGGTGTTGGTGTGCAAGTGTCCCTAGAAAGCAGtcttcatattaaaggaaaaat ACTTTTTTTTGCCAATGTTGAGGTAAATGTAGGCTCGGGAATTACAGCCGATGTGTCTGTCACAAAGACGTCTGGAGGTTTACCTTTGCTAAAAGTTTCTGCATGCAAGTGTGCTATGGGACGAATACAGATCAATGCTTTCGGAAAAAG TTTAATACCTCCAATGATTTCTGCAATTCAAGGGCACATCCATGCTATAGTCAGCAAGCAA CTCTGTCTCACAGTATCAAATGTATTCGTGGATGCCAATATGAATTTGGGACTAATGTGTG caaagcacCTCAGCAAGAACTTTGAACTCCAGTACAAAGTGCCAACCCCTCCAGTGGTGACAAATGAATATGTGCAAATGGATATGTAT GCACAGTACAAGGTGGAGGAGAAGGTCCTGGAGCTTCCAACTGGCGCACAGGATTTTACTCTTCCTCCTCCTTCTCCAGATGCCTCAGACTCTATGGTCACCATGGGCATTTCCAAGGACTTCTTCATTTCTATATTTACAGCTCTTCACACTTCAGGAAAATTCAGCCAAGCTATTCCAACTACTACT AATTCTCTTATTAATGAGCTGAAAACATCCTATCTTGGATCCTACATTCCTGAG ATCAATCGGAAATACCATGAGTCTTTAGCTGTGGGGATAAAGATTTCTCTTAGCCAAACACCACTGGTTACATTCCAGTCTAGCCAGCTAATAATTCAACTGACTCCTTCCGTGGAGCTCTATGCTGTGTCACCCAAATCTGGTAATGAACACCTGCTGACTTTTAGTGTG gGCGTTACTTTGGCTGCCAAGCTGGACATGAACGTGGATAAACTGAAGATCTCAGTTTCCATACAAAA ggaGCTGAGCCTTTCCCTGGCATCTTCCTCTATTGGACGGTGTGGCTGTAGT TCATCCTCAGTCTCTGGTTACATGCAGACAGTGTTTGAGAAGGCCTACTTGATTCATATCAATG aggTGCTTAGCGTAGGGGTGTCACTGCCGACATTGCCAAACATGAATCTCGTTAAACCTGTTTTTGAGGTTAAGAAG GATTATGCTGTCATGTCATGTGATGTGCAATATACTTAG